The Calditerrivibrio nitroreducens DSM 19672 genome window below encodes:
- a CDS encoding PstS family phosphate ABC transporter substrate-binding protein, with protein sequence MKKLILSIAIVSITAVNLFASSMVDSKLPSYKKVKGVSGNLKSVGSDTMNNLMTLWAEKYMSYYPNVKIEIEGKGSSTAPAALISGTAHFGPMSREMKAKEMDDFEKKYGYKPTGLRTSIDMLAVYVNKDNPIQCLSLEEVDAIFSKTRKRGYQKDIVTWGDLGLTGEWANKPISLYGRNSASGTYGYFKEHVFKNGDYKDTVKEQPGSSSVVQGVTSDKYAIGYSGIGYKTAGVKAVALTEKKGGKCVEPDAAHAYTGEYPLARFLYVYVNYKPGSTLDPLRAEFLKLVFSKQGQEVVVKDGYFPITNKVAEAELAKVGLK encoded by the coding sequence ATGAAAAAGCTGATATTGTCTATTGCAATAGTATCTATTACAGCTGTGAATCTCTTTGCTTCAAGTATGGTTGACAGTAAGCTTCCAAGCTACAAAAAGGTAAAGGGTGTATCAGGTAATTTAAAGAGTGTTGGTTCAGACACGATGAATAATCTTATGACTCTCTGGGCAGAAAAGTATATGAGCTACTACCCAAATGTTAAGATTGAAATCGAAGGGAAAGGCTCTTCCACTGCTCCAGCTGCTTTGATATCAGGAACTGCACATTTTGGTCCGATGAGTAGGGAGATGAAGGCAAAAGAGATGGATGATTTTGAAAAGAAGTATGGTTACAAGCCTACTGGGTTGAGAACGAGCATCGATATGCTTGCGGTGTATGTCAATAAGGATAATCCAATCCAATGTTTATCCCTCGAAGAGGTGGATGCTATCTTTTCCAAAACAAGAAAACGTGGATACCAAAAGGATATAGTAACCTGGGGTGATCTGGGGCTTACGGGCGAATGGGCTAATAAGCCGATCAGTCTTTATGGTAGGAACTCTGCATCAGGTACTTATGGCTATTTTAAGGAGCATGTGTTTAAAAACGGAGACTATAAGGATACTGTTAAAGAACAGCCTGGTAGTTCTTCCGTGGTTCAGGGGGTTACAAGCGATAAGTACGCTATAGGTTACAGCGGTATTGGTTATAAGACCGCAGGAGTAAAAGCTGTGGCTTTAACTGAAAAGAAAGGTGGTAAATGTGTAGAACCAGATGCCGCCCATGCATATACTGGTGAATATCCATTGGCAAGATTTCTTTATGTATATGTAAACTACAAGCCAGGTAGTACGCTTGATCCTCTCAGGGCAGAGTTTTTGAAGTTGGTATTTAGTAAACAGGGGCAAGAAGTTGTTGTGAAAGATGGATATTTTCCTATCACAAACAAAGTAGCTGAGGCAGAGCTTGCTAAAGTTGGCTTAAAATAG
- a CDS encoding DUF167 domain-containing protein — translation MRIKIYVQPGAKKTAYDGEFNGCIKIKIKSPPTDGKANEELISFISQSLNLSKKEVGIISGEKSRYKIIEVPENYDMEFIKEKLKD, via the coding sequence ATGAGGATAAAGATATACGTTCAGCCTGGTGCCAAAAAGACAGCTTATGATGGTGAGTTTAACGGGTGTATAAAGATAAAAATAAAATCACCCCCGACAGATGGTAAGGCTAATGAAGAGTTGATAAGCTTTATTTCACAGTCACTTAATCTCAGTAAAAAAGAGGTTGGTATTATCTCAGGTGAAAAATCAAGGTATAAGATAATCGAGGTTCCAGAAAACTACGATATGGAATTCATAAAAGAAAAGTTAAAAGACTAA
- the argC gene encoding N-acetyl-gamma-glutamyl-phosphate reductase — protein MKIAIIGATGYTGFELIKIALRHPHIKLKYLTSDSSADKKISDIYPHLKGLCDMTLIPNDFNSIVSDIDAVFLCLPHGASMDAAKFFADHNKIVIDLSADFRISNREIYESTYKETHKYPDLLKEFVYGIPELFGDDIRKTKLIANPGCYPTSIILPLYPLIKNELIDTDFIIADSKSGVSGAGKNPTEKTHFCEVNEDFKPYGIFNHRHNPEIDFILSGSYKNLHVTFTPHLLPINRGILSTIYTKSKSNLNLIIKCLRDTYSDKPFVRIYEKDIPSIKNVAYTNFIDIGIYKDKDNVIIVSTLDNLIKGASGQAVQNLNMLSGFKETDGLL, from the coding sequence ATGAAGATAGCAATCATAGGAGCCACAGGTTACACAGGATTTGAGCTGATAAAGATAGCATTGAGGCATCCACATATTAAGTTAAAGTATCTCACCAGCGATTCAAGTGCAGACAAAAAGATATCCGACATCTACCCTCATCTAAAAGGGTTGTGCGATATGACCTTAATCCCAAATGATTTTAATTCGATAGTATCGGATATAGATGCGGTATTTTTATGTTTGCCACATGGAGCATCTATGGATGCCGCCAAATTTTTCGCCGACCATAACAAGATCGTGATAGACCTCAGTGCAGATTTCAGAATATCAAATAGGGAAATCTATGAATCCACCTATAAAGAAACCCACAAATACCCAGATCTATTAAAAGAATTCGTATATGGAATCCCAGAACTTTTTGGGGATGATATACGAAAAACTAAACTTATCGCAAACCCCGGCTGCTATCCCACATCGATAATTTTACCCCTCTATCCATTGATAAAAAATGAACTTATAGATACAGATTTCATAATTGCAGACTCAAAATCAGGAGTTAGTGGAGCAGGAAAAAACCCCACAGAAAAGACACATTTCTGCGAAGTAAATGAGGATTTTAAACCCTACGGAATATTCAATCATAGGCATAATCCCGAAATAGACTTTATACTCTCAGGTAGTTATAAAAATTTACACGTGACCTTTACCCCCCACCTTTTGCCCATAAATAGAGGTATTCTATCGACCATCTACACAAAATCAAAATCAAACTTAAACCTGATCATAAAATGCCTCAGAGACACATACTCAGATAAACCATTTGTAAGAATATATGAAAAAGATATCCCATCGATAAAAAATGTTGCATATACAAATTTTATAGATATAGGCATTTACAAAGATAAGGATAACGTTATAATTGTTTCAACACTGGACAACTTGATAAAAGGTGCAAGTGGTCAGGCGGTACAGAATCTAAACATGTTATCAGGTTTTAAAGAAACAGATGGACTTTTGTGA
- the argJ gene encoding bifunctional glutamate N-acetyltransferase/amino-acid acetyltransferase ArgJ — protein MKIIENGGVCTPLGFSSAAVAADIKGNRSGKLDLALLVSEIPCEVVAVFTKNRVKAAPVVAAMEQLKKVAKFSGIIVNSGNANACTGKQGIEDYKTITNSFAKKFGHPEDRFLMSSTGVIGVRLPVDKIIKSFDELIDKMDDEDDEFTRAIMTTDTRPKKTAVLVETPKGVYVIGAAAKGAGMISPSMATMLSFITTDVAIKKDKMQEILSNVVEKSFNSITVDGDMSTNDTVFLFSNGLSGIVLTDDEEIRQFEEALLYICRYLAKEIVLDGEGATKLVHITVKNAKSIEDAKTCAFKIANSPLVKTMFFGSDPNWGRLMASIGASLIDINPDTIDIYFNDLKYVENSSLIDPSLEKKVHDIMLQKEYEIIIDLKIGKGSSSVMTCDFSYDYVKINADYRS, from the coding sequence ATGAAAATAATTGAAAATGGTGGAGTTTGCACCCCTCTGGGGTTTTCTTCAGCTGCGGTGGCGGCAGATATAAAAGGTAACAGATCAGGAAAACTGGATCTTGCCCTCCTCGTATCCGAAATCCCATGTGAGGTTGTGGCTGTATTCACAAAAAATAGGGTAAAGGCTGCCCCGGTTGTTGCAGCGATGGAACAGCTCAAAAAAGTAGCCAAATTTTCCGGAATAATCGTAAATAGCGGTAATGCTAATGCATGTACAGGTAAACAGGGTATTGAGGACTATAAAACCATCACAAACAGCTTTGCCAAAAAGTTTGGCCATCCGGAAGATAGATTCCTCATGTCTTCCACCGGTGTAATAGGCGTTAGATTGCCTGTGGATAAGATTATAAAATCATTTGATGAATTAATAGATAAGATGGACGATGAAGATGATGAATTTACCCGAGCAATAATGACCACAGACACCAGACCCAAAAAGACTGCAGTGCTTGTGGAGACCCCAAAAGGGGTATACGTTATAGGTGCCGCCGCCAAGGGTGCCGGGATGATATCACCATCAATGGCCACCATGCTCTCATTTATCACAACCGATGTGGCGATAAAAAAAGATAAAATGCAGGAGATATTATCAAACGTAGTTGAGAAATCATTTAATTCTATCACCGTTGATGGTGATATGAGTACAAATGACACAGTGTTTCTCTTTTCAAACGGGTTAAGTGGAATAGTTCTAACGGATGACGAGGAGATTCGGCAGTTTGAAGAAGCCCTCCTTTATATCTGTAGATATCTTGCAAAGGAAATCGTCTTAGATGGGGAAGGTGCCACCAAATTGGTTCATATAACTGTAAAAAATGCAAAATCCATCGAAGATGCAAAAACCTGTGCCTTCAAAATTGCCAATTCACCCCTTGTGAAAACTATGTTTTTCGGTTCAGACCCAAACTGGGGTAGGCTGATGGCTTCAATAGGTGCATCATTGATTGATATAAATCCCGATACCATTGATATCTATTTCAATGATCTAAAATATGTGGAAAATAGTAGCCTCATCGACCCCTCTTTAGAAAAAAAGGTACACGATATCATGCTACAGAAAGAGTATGAAATTATCATCGATCTGAAAATAGGTAAAGGTTCATCATCTGTAATGACCTGCGACTTCAGCTATGATTATGTAAAGATAAATGCCGACTATAGAAGTTGA
- a CDS encoding ABC transporter permease, which yields MVRTIYHLGKFFVDGFRVLKDYLLFCNKVLSRFLTFKILNPAIFMVTLRQVYFTGVQIIRVVVIIAIIFGLGLVGTLGKFLMNIGAYQKIGTIFVVVVIREVAPFLTALLLSLRSATAVGAEISMMKLGSEIRSIKIHGIDEYSYLFLPRIFAGMVCSFSLAVIFSAVSITIGYFLLSFQLNITFDYMVSLIFDALNINDIFCFIYKTILFGFTLMTLPIFTSMGVGKATTDVPIALLKGMMRVFYGLIFVEITGFFI from the coding sequence ATGGTTAGAACAATCTACCACTTAGGGAAATTTTTTGTAGATGGTTTCAGAGTTTTAAAAGACTACCTATTATTTTGCAATAAGGTATTATCAAGATTTCTGACCTTTAAAATATTAAATCCAGCCATTTTTATGGTCACATTAAGGCAGGTATATTTCACTGGCGTTCAGATAATCAGAGTTGTTGTGATAATAGCCATAATATTCGGTCTGGGGCTTGTGGGGACATTGGGTAAGTTTCTGATGAATATAGGTGCTTACCAGAAGATAGGAACTATCTTTGTAGTCGTTGTGATAAGGGAGGTTGCTCCATTTCTAACTGCACTACTTTTATCACTTAGAAGTGCCACAGCTGTGGGGGCAGAGATATCAATGATGAAATTAGGTTCAGAGATAAGATCTATAAAAATACATGGAATCGACGAATATAGCTATCTTTTTCTCCCAAGAATATTTGCAGGTATGGTTTGTTCCTTCTCTCTTGCCGTTATATTCTCTGCAGTATCAATAACAATAGGTTATTTCCTTTTGAGTTTTCAACTTAATATAACTTTTGATTATATGGTTTCACTCATTTTTGATGCTTTAAATATAAATGACATATTCTGCTTTATCTATAAAACAATACTTTTCGGCTTTACTCTAATGACATTACCAATTTTTACATCTATGGGTGTAGGTAAAGCAACCACAGATGTCCCAATCGCTTTATTAAAAGGGATGATGCGGGTCTTTTATGGACTAATTTTTGTTGAAATTACAGGTTTCTTTATATGA
- a CDS encoding MlaD family protein, whose product MADPRFKGIEFKVGLFIILSILTVLVALGLIAFNKKVLTPKVKIKILSDTGDDLINGMPVIFSGFQIGRVQDLNLEDDGKVIMVVKIPKDYVKWIKVDSECKLESKNFLGATSIVFSGGKGRVIQDGDKFHLKRSRGLDELIEKAKPVLDDAKQIVANVRDITDTLNDPGGDLAKLMRGLGNLGDDLTYKRGSLGKILRTEELNDKISKITDDIIVLQKNLNDISLKVSKILDKVDDRVAATDETLKEVNNLVKKSNELITDVNKRVKEIEPILKNTEHISKNLAETSDNLTQIKKEAEEILNSSNRLLINLEQRWPFSSGKKTEGTIKIP is encoded by the coding sequence ATGGCTGACCCAAGATTTAAAGGGATAGAATTCAAAGTTGGTTTATTTATAATACTATCTATTCTTACTGTTTTAGTTGCTTTAGGACTTATAGCCTTTAATAAAAAAGTTTTGACCCCAAAGGTAAAAATTAAAATCTTATCCGATACCGGTGATGATCTCATCAATGGAATGCCTGTTATATTTTCTGGTTTCCAGATTGGTAGAGTCCAGGATCTAAACCTGGAAGATGATGGTAAAGTAATTATGGTGGTTAAAATCCCCAAAGATTACGTTAAATGGATAAAAGTTGATTCCGAGTGTAAATTGGAATCAAAGAATTTTCTTGGAGCCACCTCGATAGTTTTTTCAGGTGGAAAGGGAAGAGTTATACAGGATGGGGATAAATTTCATCTCAAAAGAAGTAGAGGTCTCGATGAATTAATTGAAAAGGCTAAGCCCGTTCTGGACGATGCCAAGCAGATAGTGGCAAATGTACGTGATATCACTGATACCCTCAATGATCCTGGAGGTGATCTTGCCAAACTGATGAGAGGACTCGGAAATCTCGGGGATGATCTCACCTACAAGAGGGGTTCCCTTGGTAAAATCTTAAGAACCGAAGAATTAAACGACAAGATCTCCAAAATCACCGATGATATTATTGTGTTACAAAAAAATCTCAATGACATCTCCTTAAAAGTATCAAAGATTTTGGATAAAGTGGATGATCGCGTAGCAGCTACAGATGAAACATTAAAAGAGGTCAATAATCTTGTTAAGAAATCAAATGAACTTATTACTGATGTAAACAAAAGGGTAAAAGAGATTGAGCCTATATTGAAAAATACCGAGCATATCTCAAAAAATTTAGCCGAAACATCTGACAACCTTACTCAGATTAAAAAAGAGGCAGAAGAGATTTTAAATTCTTCAAACCGTCTACTAATAAATTTAGAACAACGCTGGCCCTTTAGTAGCGGCAAAAAAACAGAAGGAACGATAAAAATACCATAA